A window of Adhaeribacter arboris genomic DNA:
ATGGATATCCCATTGCTGTTGATTGCTTTTGCCGTAATGGTGTATGCACCTTCTTTCGCATGGTACCAATTTTTGTTTAAAGAAGGTACGTTTTCAATATAAATCAACTGTTTTACTGTACCCTCTCCTGGAGCCAATTTCCGGCCGTTCTTACTCCAAATATTGGCGAATTAAGTGCGAAACTACTCAACTACAAGAAGGTTGGTCACGGTCTGGGCGGCAGAGTGATCCTCCCAACTCCATACCAGATTGTTGTTACCATCGAATTCTACCGCGTGCGGCCCCGTGCCGACGTTGCCGTCGCCGAGCCAATTGGCAATGAGGATGTTGCCGTTGGGAACAACGCTGTAGCCCGAGAACTTTCTCAGCCGCGCTTTCGGGTGATTGGTCATGCCGCCCCAGTACTTGATGATAGCGCCAGTCGGGCTGAGCTGTAGCAGCTTGTTGTCATCCTTACCGGGTTGATACAAGTTGCCGACAGGACCCATCGTGGCCTGCGTGTCGCCGTTGGCAAGGCGATTAGCGACGTATCCCTTACCACCGTACAGCAACTGCTGCCAGACAATAGTGCCGGTCGCATCTACCTCGATCACCTTATACTTTAAATCGTTGTTGGTGTCGCCGGTGATTAACGTGTGGCCGTCCGCCAGCCGACGAGCGAGGCGGAAGGTAGTAATATTATTGATCGTTATTTTCGAAACTTCCTTACCGGCGCTATTTACTTCCGATAACATTACTTTGGCGGGCGTACTGCCGGAAGCGCCTTTTGACCAACCGATCAATGTATTGCCATTAGCCAGGCGCTGCGCCGTCGAAACACCCGAATAGGTACTAATCGACCAGCCTTTGGCGCCCGTGGTACGGTCGTATTCGGCGGCGCCATTGCCGTGGCTCACGAGTATCTTGTTATTGGCGACCAATTGCAGGTCGCGCGAGCCGCTCGGAATCGATACTGTCCAGTTTTTAGAAGGGTCTTTTTGGTTGAGGAAAACAAGCCTATTAAAGCCATTATCAACCATATAAAGCGTGTGCTTTGTGCTGCCGGTATTATAAGTAAGGTTATCGATGTTTGGCCCGTTAGAACCAATGGTAGTTAATCGTATTTTGTTGGCTCCCGCTACTAAACTAACCGTTGCCGAAGAAACCGCCCAGTTCGCCCAACTTCCTGTGGAGGAAAAAGCCAGGCTTGCCGCAACTACGGTGCCATTCACCTGCAATTGTAAAGGCCGGTTAGTAGTGCCGCCATTGGCATGTCTGAATTGCAGCGTAAAGGAACCGGGGGTTGTCGCGTTAACGGTCCATTCGATAAAATCACCGGAGGCATGTACATAATCGGCAAAACCCGAACCGGTATAGCCGGGTTGATTAGTCGTTACTACTGCTCCGCTTAAAAAGGCTTGTTCTGCTTCAAGAGTTCCGGATTGCGTTACAACTACTTTAACTGCAAGATGATCGATATTGGGCCCATTGGCACCGGTTGTGGTTAAGCGTATTTTATTGTTTCCGGCAATTAAATTAGCGGTTGTCGAAGAAACAGACCAGGTTGCCCAACCGCCCGTAGAAGAAAAAGCAAGATTTGCAGCAGCTGTTACTCCATTTACCTGTAATTTTAAAGGTCGGTTAGTGGTTCCGCCATTGGCATACCTGAATTGCAGCATAAACGAACCGGCAGCCGTAGCGTTAACCGTCCATTCGATAAAATCATCTGTTGCATGTACATAATCAGCAAATCCGGTTCCGGTATAACCCGGTTGATTAGCAGATATTACCGCTCCGCTTAAAAAGGCCTGTTCCGCTTCATAAATAGTTGTTTCCGTTTCATTATGGGCAGTATTCTGCCTAGCATTTTCCGAAGGAGTAATTAATTCAAGCTCTTGTTTACAACCTGTAAAGCAGAAAGCCGCCGCAATAAGGAAATTAATAAACAAACTGCCTCCGGTAGGTAAATAATTGCCGTTAACCGAATTAATTTTTAACAATTTCATTTTGGTTACGTTTTAATTCTTAAAATTTAGTTACTGGTTTCTAATGACTGCAATAAAACTAAATAGTCCGGGTCATTAAAGGAGCTGTAGCCCGAGGTATTTAAAAAGAGGCGAGAGGCACTTTGTTGTGGAGGGTATTTGCCACAACCAAAATTCGTATAATAGAGGAGTTAATCTTTTGCTACTAAGAATTAACTCCTTCATTTAAAAGCTATTGTATCCGTATATTACAACTTTTTGGGCAAATTTACAATACTGATTTTTCAGTATTTTCCGGCTACTATTGCATAGCATTGAATAACAAAGTGCCCTTAATTCTACTATTCTACCTTCACGCATCCGCTCATCCACTCATTCAAAATTCACTCATTCACCCATTCATTAAAAGCTTGCTACCAGCGCGTGCTGATTTTCCAGGGTCGTTAAATCCTGCAGTAAGTCGAGGGTTACCGGGCCGGGTTGGCCGTTGCCGATAATTTGGTCGTTTACCTGCACAATGGGGATAATGCGCTTGGTGGTGCTGGTCAGGAAGGCTTCTTTGGCTTGGGCCAGGTCGGTAAGCGTTACAGTTCCTGCTGCGGTGGGGTATTTTTTATCGGCGAGTTCCAGTACATTTTTGCGGGTAATACCTTTGAGTACGTCTTGTTCCGGGGTGCGCACCTGATTATCATGGGTGACAATAAAGAAATTACTGCGCGGAAACTCGGTTATAACCTCGTTGTGATAGTATAAAACATCCGTCGCACCCTGGGCTTTTACCTCTTTCATCAGCCGGATGCCAGTGGTGTAATTAATGGTTTTGGCCGGGGCTAACTCCCGCACGAAAGAATAAGTAATAATTTTAATTCCCTGCTGAATTATTTCTTCGGTGGGCAGACTTACTGGTTGTTGGGTAATAATGAGGTTGGGAGCAGCGGGGGTGTAGCCATCTTCGGAGTAGCCCCCAGTCAGAACCATTTTAATGCCCGATTCCGGAATCTGGTTTTTCGCCATTAACTGGTACAGCACTTTTTTAAGCTCATCCGGAGTAAAAGGCACTGGCAAATCCATGAGCCGGGCGGATTCGTAAAAACGGGCCAGGTAATCATCTAAAAACAAAGGCACGTTGTTTTGTATTTTAAAAAAATCGAAAATGCCGTAGCCCCGCTGCACCGCTAAATCGCTGATGTGCAAATAAGCTTTCTCTAGTGGTATAATTTCCTGCTGATGGTAAACGAAAAGGTTAGGGCTGGAGGGCATCGTGTTTTTTTAAAATTTTAAGCGTTTGTTCAATGGGTAAGGCCGGAATACGGTGTTGGTCGCGCCCAATTAAAGTTTCGGCCTTAAAAAGAGAATTTAAAATAGCTTCTTCCGTAGCTTCAATGGTAGCCAGAAACAAAGGCGTTACCTCATCGTTGCGCAGCAACGTTACGGTCTGGGTTTTTGCTTGTGTATTATGCGGAATACGCAGATTGGGGTGCGTGGAGAAAGCAATCACGTAATCGCCGCTGCCATTGGCGGCAATACCGCCGGTTTTACCTAAGCCCAGCAGGGCCCGTTTGGCCATTCGTTCTAGGTTACGCGCGTCCACGGGGGCATCGGTAGCCACCACCATCATGCAGGAACCATCGGCTTTCGCTTTCATTTGTTCGTTCAGGTAATTTTTTAATTCTTCGCCCACCGGCGCTCCGTTTATCTGCAATACGCCGCCAAAATTCGTTTGTACCAACACGCCCACGGTATACCCCCCCTGTTCCGGAGTAAGCTGCCGCGAAGCCGTACCCATGCCGCCTTTAAAGCCGAAACAAACTGTGCCGGTACCCGCGCCCACGTTGCCTTCGGCCACCGGGCCTTCATTTGCCTCTTGAATCGCTTGCCGCGCGTGCACCTCCGTTACGTGCCGGCCCCGAATATCGTTGAGGTACCCATCGTTGGTTTCGCCGACCAGCGCGTTTACCGATTGCACCTTTTCGTTGCCCGGCACTTGCAACGTATAGCTAATCAGAGCAGTTATAGCGTTGGCTACGTTTAAGGTGTTGGTGAGTAAAATAGGGGTTTCTAAGTTACCTAATTCTTGTACCTGCGTACTACCGGCTAATTTGCCAAACCCATTGCCCACGTACACCGCGGCCGGTACTTTTTCCTGAAAAATATTGCCACTATGGGGCACAATCGCCGTTACGCCCGTCCGGACGGTTTCACCTTCGTTTAATGTTACGTGCCCTACTTTTACACCGGGCACATCGGTAATGGCGTTGTTTTTACCCGGAAGCAAAATACCTATTTTCAGGCCGTATTCGCGGGCTCGCTTCCGCTCCTGGGCCCGTACGGCACCTACCACAATCAGCAGGATGAGCAGACAGAATGCTTTAGAAATAGATACCATAAAATGTTCGGCGGGTAATTTTTTCTGCTAATTAGTAAAATTTTAATCATGCACAAGAACAAGTAAATAAATTTAAAAGCTTAGTGTAAGTAAAATCTCAAACTAATTCCCGGACTTTACGGAGGAAAAGGAAAAGTACGGTTAAATTAATTGCCTTATTCCCTGCATCTTTGCTTAACTGGATTTTGCTGGCAGTTATTTGACTGGTACTTCCAGAACAAGAGCCCCCAATAACGCGGCGCGGAACACTGGAGCCCGTTCTGTTATTCCGGATGCTTTTCTGTTACTCCACATCCGGCTGTTTTCAGCGGAACCAAGTTGTTGCAAAACCGAACAAAAGTTGTATCAAAACCGGACGATTTTACGGGTAAAAATTAAAAAAAACAGCTGCATCTACTTGAAATACAGGCAGTTGTTAACGTGGCATTTTTATTAGTACAACTATAGCTAGGCTTTATTAAAGCACTGCTCGACTAAAAAGGAGCCGTTAACTGCTTATACCCAATAAATCATTATCCATTCTGACAACTCGACCATTCAACCACTATGTTAAAAAACTATCTGAAAATCGCGTTCCGTAACTTGTTACGCCACAAAGGGTATTCTTTTATAAATATTGCCGGACTGGCGGTTGGCATTGCTTGCTGCACGTTTATTCTGTTGTTTGTGCAGGACGAGCTTTCTTTCGAGAAAAACCATCGTAAAGCCAAAAATATTTACCGGCTCACGATTACCGTGGATAATAGCGGCACCCTGGAAAAAGCCGGCATTACTTCGCCGGCCATTGCGCCGCAGCTCAAGCAAGATTTCCCGGAAGTAAAGCAATTTGTCCGCTTTCTGAGTACTGGTAATCAATCTTTAATTCGCTACCACGATAAAGCCCTGTACGAAGCGAACGGCTATTTTGTAGATTCTACGCTGTTCCAGGTATTTGATTATCCGTTAGTGGCCGGCAATCCCAAAACCGCCTTAAACGAACCCAATTCCATTATCCTGAGCCAGGAACTCGCCCAAAAGTATTTCGGCACCGAAGATCCCATGGGTAAGATTATAGAACTGGAAACCCAATCCGCTAACACCTTAAAAGTAACGGGTATTCTGGCCGAGATCCCGCGTACTACCCAGGTGCGCCCGGATTTTCTGGTACCCATGCGCTTAGTGGGCGGCGGCTTTTTGAGCCAGTGGTTCGCGTACGGACTTGCTTCTTACATTCTGGTGAATGATCATTTTAATGCGGCCGCTTTTGAACAGAAATTACCGGATTTCACCAAAAAATACCAACCTCACTCTCCCGGTAATCCACCGCCGCCTTCGCTGCACCTTCAGCCTTTGCTGGATATTCACTTAAATGCCAATTACGGTGGACAAATAGCCCCCGTGAGCGATATTAAAAATGTGTACTTATTCTCGGCTTTAGCGCTGTTCATAATTTTACTGGCCTGCATTAACTTTATGAACCTGGCTACGGCCCGCTCGCAAAACCGTTCCAAAGAAGTTGGGGTACGCAAAGTAATTGGGGCTTCCCGCAGCCAGCTTATTCGGCAGTTCCTGAGCGAATCGTTAATTCTTTCGGGGTTGGCGCTGGTATTAGCTATTGCTATCGTGTATCTGGCGTTGAACTTATTTAATCAGTTATCCGGCAAATACATCCAGATCAATTTTTTAAGTAACCCGAGTTTATGGCTGGGCTTATTGAGCCTCACGTTTTTTGCGGGTATTGTAGCGGGTTTATATCCCGCCTTCTACTTATCGGGTTTCCGGCCGGTTCAGGTACTAAAAGGCAGATTCGGGGGCAGCACCAACGGGGCTACTTTACGGAAAGGCTTAGTCGTTTTGCAATTCGCTATTTCCATTGCCATGATTGTGGGTACGGCCGTGGTGTATAACCAAATGCAGTACGTGCAGAACAAGCGCCTGGGCTTTGATCAGGACCAAATGTTAGTGGTAAATATTCCGGGTAATTTGGATTTTAAAAAATCCCGGACCTTAAAAGAAGAACTATTGCAGTTACCGGAAGTAAAGCAAGCCACGCTCACCAGCTCCATTCCCGCCGACGAAAACTGGTGGCGTACGCCCATGCACCCCATGGGCAAAGGAAATTCCAAAGAAAATTCCATTATCGGGTTTGTGTTGCCCACCGATTTTGATTTTGCGAAAACCTTTGGCCTGGAGTTAAAAGCGGGCCGGTTCCTGAATAAAAGCTTTATCACCGATACGGCCCGGGCTATTATGCTCAACGAAGCCGCGGTAGCTGGTTTTGGCTGGCAAAAACCGGAAGATGCCTTAGGCCAGCGGATTAGCTATGGCGGCAACGATTCTATTGGCAGCGTAGTGGTAGGCGTACTTAAAGATTTTAACTTTCAATCGTTGCACCAGAAGGTAGAGCCTTTAATATTCAGCGCTAGTTCTAGCCGCGCTTCGTTTTTAGTAGTAAAAGTGCAAGGCGCCGACCTACCCGCTACCCTGGCCAAGCTCGAGCAAAAATGGAACGCTTTTGACGCCAAACACCCCTTTGATTTTACTTTTATGAACGATCGCTTGCAAAGCCAGTACCAGGCCGAAATACGCCTGGGCCGCATCTTCGCGGTATTTGCCGGTCTGGCTATTTTTATTGCTTGCTTGGGCTTGTTTGGTCTGGCTTCTTTCACCACCGAGCAGCGCACCAAAGAAATCGGTATCCGCAAAGTACTGGGCGCTTCGGTGAGCAACATTATGGTGATGCTATCCCGTGATTTTGTGAGGCTGGTGTTAGCCGCCAACCTGATTGCCTGGCCCATCGCGTGGTACGGCATGAGCCAGTGGCTGCAAGATTTTGAATACCGCACTCCTATTTCGTGGTGGATTTTTGGGATTGCCGCCGCTGCCGCTTTATTAATCGCCCTGGTTACCATTAGCGTGCATTCGCTCAAAGCCGCGGTGTCGAACCCGGTTACTGCCTTGCGGAGCGAATAGGCTCTGGACCATAATTTATCGGCAACAAGGAAAACCACGGGAATACGCCCCTGGTTTTCTCTTCTTTTTAAAGGTCTTATTTTGGATTTCTGCTAAACAGGAAAATGCTTAAATTTTATACATGCTGGTTCTGACGTAAAACAAGTAAAGCTATGTGGTACAATTATTTAAAAATTGCTTTCCGGAACTTGCTGCGGCACAAACTGTTTTCGTTCATCAACATCTTTGGGTTGGCCGTGGGCATGGCGGCTTGTCTGCTCATTGTGCAGTATGTCCGGCACGAATGGAGCTACGAAGATTTTCATAAAAACGCAACTAACGTTTACCGCGTAACGCTTGATTCTTACAAGGGTTCTGAATTTGTAGTTACCGATGCGGAAACGTACCGGCCTTTAGGCCCGACTTTAAAAGCCGAAATGCCCGAAGTCCGGGAATTTGTCCGGATGCACGAATATTTCGGCAAAGAATTCGGCACTCCGGGCCGTTCGTTCATCGAGAACCGGGTATATGTAGCCGACCCTTCTGTTTTTAAGGTGTTTACTCACTCATTTATCTACGGCGACCCGGCTACTGCCTTATCCGCCCCGTTCCAGGTAGTTATTACCGAATCCACCGCTAAAAAGTATTTTGGGCACACTAACGTGCTCGGAAAATTGCTGCAGCTTTCCCGGTACACCGAAAAGAATAATCTGATTATTGCGGGCGTAATCGCCGATGTGCCGCCCAATACGCACCTGAAGTTTGATATTTTAATCGCGTTTCCAACCCTGAAACAATGGGGCGAATCTTTTGATAGTTGGGAATCTAACAACGATTATACTTATTTGCTGCTAGCGCCAAATACTCAATTACAGGCTTTTAATCAGAAATTATTTACTTTTTCGAAAAAACGGTTAAAGGCCGAAATAGTTGTTGCGGAGCCGCTTAAAAGTATTCATTTGTATTCGCATAAGAGCTACGAACCCGAAGAAAACGGAAACGCCGGAACCGTATATTTCCTGCTGGGTATTGCCTTTATTATTATAATAATTGCCTGGATTAATTACGTGAATTTAGCTACGGCCCGAGCCGTGGGGCGGGCCAAAGAAGTAGGCATCCGGAAAGTAATTGGCTCTTCCCGGCTTAGTTTAGTAAAGCAGTTTATGCTGGAATCTTTCGTGGTAAATGCGCTAGCGGCTTTGTTTACCTTGGGTTTACTAAGCCAGGGATTAGTAGCTTTTCGCGTCGTAACCGGTATTCCGCTCACTAGTTTCTCGGATGCGGTTTTCTGGGGTATTTTTTGCGGCTTATTATTAGTTGGTTCTTTGCTGTCGGGTATTTATCCGGCGTTTGTGCTGGCCGCTTTTAAAACGGTAAATGTTTTAAAAGGCAAATTCAGCCACTCCGTTCATGGCCTTTGGCTACGAAAAGGCTTAGTAATAGGGCAGTTTGCGGCCACCATTCTGGTTATAGTGGCCGCATTTACCATTCACCGGCAGATTTCTTTTATGCGGCAACAGGATTTAGGCATGAACCTAAACCAAGTGCTGGTCGTGCGGGCGCCGCAAGCCTTAGGTCCTGATTCGCTTAGTCGAAATCTCGGAGCAAGCTTTAAAAATGAGCTGTTGCGTAACCCGGAAATAAAAATGGTTTCTAATGTCGGATCGTTACCGGGCTTAGACGTAAACGATTTAAATTCTACGAGTATAATGCCCTACGGCACTTCGAGTGGGCAAACCGGTTATACGTACTATCATTTTGCTATTGATGCCGACTTTATTCCTGTCCTGGATTTAGAAATCATTGCCGGCCGTAATTTTCTGGCGGATCGCCAAAATCAAAACGAAATTATTGTAAACGAAGAATCGGTCCGGCTACTAGGCTACCAAACTGCTGCCGAAGCAATAGGTAAGCGCACTACATTTAAAACGGATGATAAAATGCCCTACTCCATTATAGTTGGAGTGGTTAAAAACTATCACCATCATTCCTTAAAAAATGCCTTTATCCCTTTAATATTTCGGTACTACCCGTATACTAACAACTATATAGCCCTGCGCCTAAATAGCCCGAATATACCCGGAGCGCTAAAAAAGGTGGAAGCTACCTGGCAGACTCTTTATCCGGGTAAAGCTTTTTCTTATTTTTTCCTCGACGACAAGTTTGACCAGCAGTACCGGGCAGACCAGCAATTGAACCTCATTTTTACTTTTTTCTCGGGTATCGCCATTTTATTGGCCTGTTTGGGCTTATTTGGGCTGGCTTTCTTTACCATTGTGCAACGCACCAAAGAGATTGGTATCCGCAAAGTACTGGGCGCGTCCCTGAGCAGTATTCTGTTTTTATTATCTAAAGATTACATAAAGTTAATTCTGATAGCGAATGTTCTGGCTTTACCGCTGGCCTGGTGGGGCATGTACTCCTGGCTGCAGAATTACGCTTTCCGCATCCCGCTTACCGCTTGGATATTTGTTATTCCGGCCATTATTATTTTAATGATTGCCTTGCTAACGGTGAGTACGCAGACTATTAAAATTGCTTTAGCCAACCCGGTAGATGCGTTGCGCAACGAGTAAGAATAAGAACTTAGAACCTTTTAATTGTTGCAGCTATGTTTTATACGCACTTTCTCGTCGGAACCCGGAACTTACTTCGCCACCGGTATTATACCTTGCTCAACGTGGTGGGTTTGGCCGTGGGGTTAGCCTGCGCCTTGCTCATCTGGGTTTTCGTGCGGTTTGAAAGCAGTTTTGATCAGTTTCATGCGCATCCGGAACGCATTTTCCGGGTGGTCACGGAACTACGATTCGACGACCATACCGGCCATCAGTCGGGCGTACACGTGCCCTTTCCGGCCGTTTTGCGCACCGACTTTCCCGAAGTAAAAGTAACGCAATTATCGCATTACGGGGGCAGTCAGGTTACCGTACTAAACGAGCAAAAAAACGCGACGCCCAAAATGTTCCGGGAAGACGTGGGGGTATTTTTTCTGGAGCCGGAATTTTTTAAAATTTTTAATTTTTCTTTTCTGCGGGGCAATCCCCAAACCACTTTATCGGCGCCCAACCAGGTAGTGCTTACCCAACAAGCGGCCGAGCAGTATTTCGGCAGTTGGCCAACGGCAGTTGGTAAGTTTATTCAAATTGATGATAAAACCTTACAAGTAGTGGGCATTTTGCGGAACCCGCCCGTTAATTCTAATTTTCCTTTAAAAGTATTGGTCTCGTTTGCTACGTTGCAACCTTCTATCAAAAACAAAGGCTGGAACGGCATCGACAGCGACTTTCAGTGTTTTGTGGCCTTACCGGAAAACGTATCGGCCGGCCGGTTTCAGCAACTGCTCACCGCTGCGCACGATAAAAACGTGGCTCCTCCTAAAATTACTCATCCTACGCTCCAGCCCTTAGCGGATCTGCACTTTAACCAAGAATACGGCACTTTTACCGGTTCTACGGTTACGCGCCAGACTTTGTGGTTATTTGCGGGCATCGGCGTTTTTCTTATTCTGATGGCCTGCGTAAACTTTATAAACTTAGCTACCGCTTTGGCCGCGAAACGTTCGAAAGAAATTGGCGTGCGCAAAGTATTGGGGGGCAGCCGCTGGCAATTGTTTCGCCAGTTATTAACCGAAACCGGTCTGGTGATTTTAGTGGCCATGGCACTGGCCATCGGGCTGGCTTACCAAAGTTTTCCGTGGCTGAAACAATTATTAAAATTACCGGAAAGTCTCTCGCTTTTTTCCGGGGAGATTTTGTTTTTTGTACTCGGCGTAATGGGCTTGGTTACCTTGCTCGCCGGCACGTATCCGGCTTTGGTATTATCGGGTTTTCAACCGGTATTGGCTTTAAAAAGCAGGGGTATTACGCAAACCGTGGGCGGTATTTCGTTGCGCAAAGCTTTGGTGGTGGTGCAGTTTAGTATTTCGCAGGTTCTCATTGTCGGAACGATTCTGATTATCAATCAGATGAATTTTGTGCAAAACCAGGACCTGGGTTTTCAAAAAGACGCCTTAATTTTTTTACGGATGGATAGCGATAGTTTGAGTCAACTAAAATTTCGCGCCTTTAAAGACCAACTATTACAAAACCCTCTTATTCAGCAGGCCAGTTACAGCAGGGCCTTACCCGCCGATATCGACTTTAACTCGAGCCGGGGCATCGAACAATTTGATAATAAAAGCTTACCGGCGTACCTGGAGCCGCAGGTAAAACTGGCCGATACGGCTTACTTCCGGACGTATGGCTTGCAATTAATCGCCGGCCGA
This region includes:
- a CDS encoding carbohydrate-binding protein, with translation MKLLKINSVNGNYLPTGGSLFINFLIAAAFCFTGCKQELELITPSENARQNTAHNETETTIYEAEQAFLSGAVISANQPGYTGTGFADYVHATDDFIEWTVNATAAGSFMLQFRYANGGTTNRPLKLQVNGVTAAANLAFSSTGGWATWSVSSTTANLIAGNNKIRLTTTGANGPNIDHLAVKVVVTQSGTLEAEQAFLSGAVVTTNQPGYTGSGFADYVHASGDFIEWTVNATTPGSFTLQFRHANGGTTNRPLQLQVNGTVVAASLAFSSTGSWANWAVSSATVSLVAGANKIRLTTIGSNGPNIDNLTYNTGSTKHTLYMVDNGFNRLVFLNQKDPSKNWTVSIPSGSRDLQLVANNKILVSHGNGAAEYDRTTGAKGWSISTYSGVSTAQRLANGNTLIGWSKGASGSTPAKVMLSEVNSAGKEVSKITINNITTFRLARRLADGHTLITGDTNNDLKYKVIEVDATGTIVWQQLLYGGKGYVANRLANGDTQATMGPVGNLYQPGKDDNKLLQLSPTGAIIKYWGGMTNHPKARLRKFSGYSVVPNGNILIANWLGDGNVGTGPHAVEFDGNNNLVWSWEDHSAAQTVTNLLVVE
- a CDS encoding ABC transporter permease, whose amino-acid sequence is MWYNYLKIAFRNLLRHKLFSFINIFGLAVGMAACLLIVQYVRHEWSYEDFHKNATNVYRVTLDSYKGSEFVVTDAETYRPLGPTLKAEMPEVREFVRMHEYFGKEFGTPGRSFIENRVYVADPSVFKVFTHSFIYGDPATALSAPFQVVITESTAKKYFGHTNVLGKLLQLSRYTEKNNLIIAGVIADVPPNTHLKFDILIAFPTLKQWGESFDSWESNNDYTYLLLAPNTQLQAFNQKLFTFSKKRLKAEIVVAEPLKSIHLYSHKSYEPEENGNAGTVYFLLGIAFIIIIIAWINYVNLATARAVGRAKEVGIRKVIGSSRLSLVKQFMLESFVVNALAALFTLGLLSQGLVAFRVVTGIPLTSFSDAVFWGIFCGLLLVGSLLSGIYPAFVLAAFKTVNVLKGKFSHSVHGLWLRKGLVIGQFAATILVIVAAFTIHRQISFMRQQDLGMNLNQVLVVRAPQALGPDSLSRNLGASFKNELLRNPEIKMVSNVGSLPGLDVNDLNSTSIMPYGTSSGQTGYTYYHFAIDADFIPVLDLEIIAGRNFLADRQNQNEIIVNEESVRLLGYQTAAEAIGKRTTFKTDDKMPYSIIVGVVKNYHHHSLKNAFIPLIFRYYPYTNNYIALRLNSPNIPGALKKVEATWQTLYPGKAFSYFFLDDKFDQQYRADQQLNLIFTFFSGIAILLACLGLFGLAFFTIVQRTKEIGIRKVLGASLSSILFLLSKDYIKLILIANVLALPLAWWGMYSWLQNYAFRIPLTAWIFVIPAIIILMIALLTVSTQTIKIALANPVDALRNE
- a CDS encoding ABC transporter permease, which codes for MLKNYLKIAFRNLLRHKGYSFINIAGLAVGIACCTFILLFVQDELSFEKNHRKAKNIYRLTITVDNSGTLEKAGITSPAIAPQLKQDFPEVKQFVRFLSTGNQSLIRYHDKALYEANGYFVDSTLFQVFDYPLVAGNPKTALNEPNSIILSQELAQKYFGTEDPMGKIIELETQSANTLKVTGILAEIPRTTQVRPDFLVPMRLVGGGFLSQWFAYGLASYILVNDHFNAAAFEQKLPDFTKKYQPHSPGNPPPPSLHLQPLLDIHLNANYGGQIAPVSDIKNVYLFSALALFIILLACINFMNLATARSQNRSKEVGVRKVIGASRSQLIRQFLSESLILSGLALVLAIAIVYLALNLFNQLSGKYIQINFLSNPSLWLGLLSLTFFAGIVAGLYPAFYLSGFRPVQVLKGRFGGSTNGATLRKGLVVLQFAISIAMIVGTAVVYNQMQYVQNKRLGFDQDQMLVVNIPGNLDFKKSRTLKEELLQLPEVKQATLTSSIPADENWWRTPMHPMGKGNSKENSIIGFVLPTDFDFAKTFGLELKAGRFLNKSFITDTARAIMLNEAAVAGFGWQKPEDALGQRISYGGNDSIGSVVVGVLKDFNFQSLHQKVEPLIFSASSSRASFLVVKVQGADLPATLAKLEQKWNAFDAKHPFDFTFMNDRLQSQYQAEIRLGRIFAVFAGLAIFIACLGLFGLASFTTEQRTKEIGIRKVLGASVSNIMVMLSRDFVRLVLAANLIAWPIAWYGMSQWLQDFEYRTPISWWIFGIAAAAALLIALVTISVHSLKAAVSNPVTALRSE
- a CDS encoding ABC transporter permease, translated to MFYTHFLVGTRNLLRHRYYTLLNVVGLAVGLACALLIWVFVRFESSFDQFHAHPERIFRVVTELRFDDHTGHQSGVHVPFPAVLRTDFPEVKVTQLSHYGGSQVTVLNEQKNATPKMFREDVGVFFLEPEFFKIFNFSFLRGNPQTTLSAPNQVVLTQQAAEQYFGSWPTAVGKFIQIDDKTLQVVGILRNPPVNSNFPLKVLVSFATLQPSIKNKGWNGIDSDFQCFVALPENVSAGRFQQLLTAAHDKNVAPPKITHPTLQPLADLHFNQEYGTFTGSTVTRQTLWLFAGIGVFLILMACVNFINLATALAAKRSKEIGVRKVLGGSRWQLFRQLLTETGLVILVAMALAIGLAYQSFPWLKQLLKLPESLSLFSGEILFFVLGVMGLVTLLAGTYPALVLSGFQPVLALKSRGITQTVGGISLRKALVVVQFSISQVLIVGTILIINQMNFVQNQDLGFQKDALIFLRMDSDSLSQLKFRAFKDQLLQNPLIQQASYSRALPADIDFNSSRGIEQFDNKSLPAYLEPQVKLADTAYFRTYGLQLIAGRKYQPADTMRELVVNETFLRKVGLVHPAQAIGKTIRFYGQPALPIVGVVKDFTNSSLHDEIAPVIMSTRTDRYQTLSLKISTQNIAQTIQVVKQQWQQTFPEKVFDYQFVDEKLAQYYEQDEKMLRLFKAFAGVAIFISCLGLFGLMAFTAQQRTKEIGVRKVLGATVTNIVSLLSVDFLKLVLLANVIAWPLAWWGMNQWLQNFTYRTPISWQLFALAGGAALLIAFVTISFQAIKAAVANPVDALRSE
- a CDS encoding aminotransferase class IV, whose protein sequence is MPSSPNLFVYHQQEIIPLEKAYLHISDLAVQRGYGIFDFFKIQNNVPLFLDDYLARFYESARLMDLPVPFTPDELKKVLYQLMAKNQIPESGIKMVLTGGYSEDGYTPAAPNLIITQQPVSLPTEEIIQQGIKIITYSFVRELAPAKTINYTTGIRLMKEVKAQGATDVLYYHNEVITEFPRSNFFIVTHDNQVRTPEQDVLKGITRKNVLELADKKYPTAAGTVTLTDLAQAKEAFLTSTTKRIIPIVQVNDQIIGNGQPGPVTLDLLQDLTTLENQHALVASF
- a CDS encoding DmpA family aminopeptidase produces the protein MVSISKAFCLLILLIVVGAVRAQERKRAREYGLKIGILLPGKNNAITDVPGVKVGHVTLNEGETVRTGVTAIVPHSGNIFQEKVPAAVYVGNGFGKLAGSTQVQELGNLETPILLTNTLNVANAITALISYTLQVPGNEKVQSVNALVGETNDGYLNDIRGRHVTEVHARQAIQEANEGPVAEGNVGAGTGTVCFGFKGGMGTASRQLTPEQGGYTVGVLVQTNFGGVLQINGAPVGEELKNYLNEQMKAKADGSCMMVVATDAPVDARNLERMAKRALLGLGKTGGIAANGSGDYVIAFSTHPNLRIPHNTQAKTQTVTLLRNDEVTPLFLATIEATEEAILNSLFKAETLIGRDQHRIPALPIEQTLKILKKHDALQP